From a region of the Pseudomonadaceae bacterium SI-3 genome:
- a CDS encoding dihydroorotase: protein MPTHILGARLIDPASGRDEVTDIYCQDGKIAAFGQAPAGFNVAQTIDARGLVAAPGLVDLSVALREPGFSRKGSIASETLAATAGGITSLCCPPQTKPVLDTAAVAELILDRARESGHAKVFPVGALTRNLAGEQLSELVALRDAGCVAFGNGLANFTSNRNLGRALEYAATFDLTVVIHSQDSDLAEGGLAHEGPAAAFLGLAGIPETAETIALARNLLLVEQAGVRAHFSQLTTARGAQMIADAQARGLPVTADVAMYQLILTDEALHGFSSLYHVQPPLRSAADREGLRQAVKSGVISVISSHHQPHEADAKQAPFGETEAGISSAEILLPLALTLVEDGLLDLPTLLARLSSGPATALRLPAGRLSIGGAADLVLFDPSSSTLAGERWHSKGRNCPFIGHCLPGAVRYTLVDGRVAFLG from the coding sequence ATGCCTACCCACATCCTCGGTGCTCGCCTGATCGACCCGGCCAGCGGGCGCGACGAAGTCACTGATATTTACTGCCAGGACGGCAAGATTGCTGCGTTCGGCCAAGCCCCAGCAGGCTTCAATGTCGCCCAGACCATTGACGCACGAGGCCTGGTCGCAGCGCCTGGCCTGGTCGACCTATCGGTAGCACTTCGTGAGCCTGGCTTCAGCCGCAAGGGCAGCATCGCCAGCGAAACGCTCGCGGCAACGGCCGGCGGCATCACCAGCCTGTGCTGCCCACCGCAAACCAAGCCTGTGCTGGACACTGCAGCAGTAGCTGAACTGATCCTCGATCGCGCCCGCGAGTCCGGTCATGCCAAGGTCTTTCCGGTCGGCGCGTTGACACGCAATCTGGCCGGCGAGCAGCTTTCGGAACTGGTCGCGCTACGGGACGCGGGCTGCGTCGCCTTCGGCAACGGCCTGGCCAACTTCACCAGCAATCGCAACCTGGGCCGAGCACTGGAATACGCAGCCACATTTGACCTCACGGTCGTCATCCATTCACAGGACAGCGATCTGGCCGAGGGTGGCCTGGCCCACGAAGGCCCGGCGGCGGCCTTTCTCGGCCTGGCCGGAATTCCCGAAACAGCGGAAACCATTGCCCTGGCGCGTAACCTGCTGCTGGTGGAACAAGCCGGTGTGCGCGCGCACTTCAGCCAACTCACCACTGCCCGCGGCGCGCAGATGATTGCCGATGCGCAGGCTCGCGGCCTGCCAGTCACCGCTGATGTGGCGATGTATCAGCTGATCCTCACCGACGAAGCACTGCACGGCTTTTCCAGTCTCTACCATGTACAGCCGCCTCTGCGCAGTGCCGCTGACCGTGAAGGCCTTCGCCAGGCGGTCAAGAGTGGCGTCATCTCGGTGATCTCGAGCCACCATCAACCGCATGAAGCCGACGCCAAGCAGGCCCCTTTCGGCGAGACCGAGGCGGGCATCAGCAGCGCCGAAATTCTCCTGCCTCTCGCACTGACGCTGGTCGAAGATGGCCTGCTGGATCTACCGACCCTGCTGGCTCGCCTGAGCAGCGGCCCGGCCACGGCGCTACGGCTGCCAGCCGGCCGGCTGTCGATTGGCGGAGCCGCAGATTTGGTCCTCTTCGACCCGAGCAGTTCGACCCTGGCCGGCGAGCGCTGGCACTCGAAAGGCCGGAATTGCCCGTTCATCGGGCATTGCCTGCCCGGGGCGGTGCGCTACACCCTGGTTGACGGACGAGTCGCCTTCCTCGGCTAG
- a CDS encoding Holliday junction resolvase RuvX codes for MSTLRLLLGFDYGTKQIGVAVGQAITGQARELCVLKAQNGVPDWSQIEALLREWQPDALVVGLPLNMDGSASEMSARAEKFARRLNGRFNLPVHTHDERLTTYEAKGERLRGGQSGGYRERPVDALAAALLLEGWLSAQQTA; via the coding sequence ATGAGCACGCTGCGTCTACTGCTCGGCTTCGACTACGGCACCAAGCAGATCGGCGTCGCCGTTGGACAGGCGATCACCGGTCAAGCACGCGAGCTCTGCGTGCTCAAAGCGCAAAATGGCGTACCCGACTGGTCACAAATCGAGGCACTGCTGCGTGAGTGGCAACCGGATGCACTAGTGGTCGGCCTGCCTTTAAACATGGACGGCAGTGCCAGTGAGATGAGCGCTCGTGCTGAGAAGTTTGCCCGCCGCCTCAACGGTCGCTTCAACCTGCCAGTGCATACCCATGACGAGCGCCTCACGACATACGAAGCCAAAGGCGAACGCCTGCGTGGTGGTCAGAGCGGCGGTTACCGTGAACGCCCTGTCGATGCGCTGGCCGCCGCTCTTTTACTCGAAGGCTGGCTGAGTGCCCAGCAAACCGCCTGA
- a CDS encoding type IV pili twitching motility protein PilT, with translation MDITELLAFSAKQGASDLHLSSGLPPMIRVDGDVRRINLPAMDHKQVHALIYDIMNDKQRKDFEEFLETDFSFEVPGVARFRVNAFNQNRGAGAVFRTIPSKVLTMEDLGMGEVFRKITDVPRGLVLVTGPTGSGKSTTLAAMLDYLNSTKYHHILTIEDPIEFVHESKKCLVNQREVHRDTLGFSEALRSALREDPDIILVGEMRDLETIRLALTAAETGHLVFGTLHTTSAAKTIDRVVDVFPAEEKSMVRSMLSESLQAVISQTLLKKVGGGRVAAHEIMIGTPAIRNLIREDKVAQMYSSIQTGGSLGMQTLDSCLKGLLAKGLVSRDSAKEKAKQPENF, from the coding sequence ATGGATATCACAGAGCTGCTGGCCTTCAGTGCCAAGCAGGGTGCGTCGGATTTGCACCTGTCTTCCGGCTTGCCGCCGATGATCCGCGTTGATGGCGACGTGCGCCGGATCAACCTCCCAGCGATGGACCACAAGCAGGTACACGCGCTGATCTACGACATCATGAATGACAAGCAGCGCAAGGATTTCGAAGAGTTTCTAGAAACCGATTTCTCGTTCGAAGTGCCGGGCGTAGCGCGTTTCCGGGTCAACGCCTTCAACCAGAACCGCGGCGCTGGTGCGGTATTCCGGACCATTCCGTCCAAGGTGCTGACCATGGAAGACCTTGGAATGGGTGAGGTCTTCCGCAAGATTACCGACGTACCTCGCGGGCTGGTGCTGGTCACCGGGCCGACCGGTTCGGGCAAGTCGACCACCCTGGCGGCGATGCTGGACTACCTGAACAGCACTAAGTACCACCACATCCTCACCATCGAGGACCCGATCGAATTCGTCCATGAATCGAAGAAGTGTCTGGTCAACCAGCGTGAAGTGCATCGAGACACGCTCGGCTTCTCCGAAGCACTGCGTTCGGCGCTGCGTGAAGACCCGGACATCATTCTCGTCGGCGAAATGCGCGACTTGGAGACCATTCGCCTGGCGCTGACCGCCGCGGAAACCGGCCACCTGGTGTTTGGCACCCTGCACACCACCTCGGCGGCCAAGACTATCGACCGGGTCGTTGACGTGTTCCCGGCTGAAGAGAAGTCGATGGTCCGCTCGATGCTGTCCGAATCTCTGCAGGCTGTGATTTCCCAGACCCTGTTGAAAAAGGTCGGTGGCGGTCGGGTGGCGGCGCACGAGATCATGATCGGCACCCCTGCGATCCGTAACCTGATTCGCGAGGACAAGGTGGCGCAGATGTACTCGTCCATCCAGACCGGCGGCTCGCTGGGCATGCAAACGCTCGATTCCTGCCTCAAAGGGCTGCTCGCCAAGGGGCTGGTCTCGCGTGACAGTGCCAAAGAAAAAGCCAAACAGCCGGAAAACTTCTAA
- a CDS encoding NINE protein, producing MRQNTHSTLIGYLLWIFGFLGSHRFYYGKPITGTIWFFTLGLFFVGWIIDLFLIPSMDREADLRFQPGPIDYTVAWILLTFLGVFGVHRMYQGKWITGLIYLCTGGLFFVGILYDFWTLNSQVSMQNMEKRIDR from the coding sequence ATGCGTCAAAACACCCATAGCACCCTGATTGGCTATCTCCTTTGGATTTTCGGCTTTCTAGGATCGCACCGCTTCTACTACGGCAAGCCGATCACCGGCACCATCTGGTTCTTCACGCTCGGGTTGTTTTTCGTCGGTTGGATCATCGACCTGTTTCTGATCCCTTCGATGGACCGTGAAGCCGACCTGCGCTTCCAGCCTGGCCCGATCGACTACACCGTCGCCTGGATTCTGCTGACATTCCTGGGTGTATTCGGCGTGCACCGGATGTACCAGGGCAAGTGGATTACCGGGCTGATCTATCTTTGCACGGGTGGGCTGTTTTTCGTCGGCATCCTTTATGACTTCTGGACGCTCAATAGCCAGGTGTCGATGCAGAATATGGAAAAACGCATTGATCGTTGA
- a CDS encoding energy transducer TonB, whose product MNAATRQPSLTPTGVRPADRLGFTIFLAAALHGALILGLGFTLSEPKQTSKSLEITLSTFKSEDKPKEADFLAQDNQQGSGTLEHKASPKTTEQAPFQDTQVRKVSPASSPPPSSPSEAPKTAVATRAPQPDKTPAKPQKNKPQPQAQPAPVYDSSQLSAEIASLEAELAQQVEQYAKRPRVSRQNSAATMRDISAWYRDEWRKKVERIGNLNYPDEARRQRIYGSLRMLVIVDRNGAVQELRVLESSGQPMLDQAAMRIVRLAAPFAPFSGELAQNFDQVEIIRTWRFERGDRLSSR is encoded by the coding sequence ATGAACGCCGCTACACGCCAACCCTCTCTTACCCCTACCGGTGTCCGTCCGGCAGACCGTCTCGGCTTTACGATATTTCTCGCAGCCGCGCTTCATGGTGCCCTCATTCTAGGGCTCGGGTTCACGCTCTCCGAACCAAAGCAGACCAGCAAATCGCTGGAAATCACCTTGTCCACGTTTAAAAGCGAAGACAAGCCAAAGGAAGCAGATTTCCTGGCTCAGGACAATCAGCAAGGCAGCGGCACGCTGGAGCATAAGGCCTCGCCGAAAACGACCGAGCAAGCGCCGTTCCAGGACACTCAGGTGCGCAAGGTCTCGCCCGCTTCGTCGCCACCGCCTAGCAGCCCTAGCGAGGCGCCTAAGACAGCTGTAGCAACCCGCGCACCGCAGCCGGACAAGACACCGGCAAAACCACAAAAGAACAAGCCGCAGCCACAGGCGCAGCCGGCTCCCGTCTATGACAGTTCGCAGCTCAGCGCGGAAATCGCCAGCCTTGAAGCCGAACTCGCCCAACAGGTCGAGCAATACGCCAAGCGGCCTCGCGTCAGTCGTCAGAACAGCGCAGCCACCATGCGCGACATCAGCGCCTGGTACCGGGACGAATGGCGCAAGAAAGTCGAACGTATCGGCAATCTGAACTACCCCGACGAGGCGCGCCGTCAACGTATCTACGGCAGCCTGCGCATGCTGGTGATCGTTGACCGAAACGGTGCGGTACAGGAGCTTCGAGTACTAGAATCTTCAGGCCAGCCGATGCTCGACCAGGCCGCTATGCGCATAGTCAGGCTTGCCGCACCTTTTGCCCCTTTTTCCGGTGAGCTGGCGCAGAACTTCGATCAGGTCGAGATCATCAGAACCTGGCGGTTCGAGCGTGGCGACCGTCTGTCAAGCCGCTGA
- a CDS encoding YqgE/AlgH family protein has translation MNATSPSYLKHHFLIAMPHMADPNFAQTLIYLVEHNRDGAMGLIVNRPSGLNLADILEQLRPDQPGDVSSQHLTIFSGGPVQTDRGFVLHPADAQFQATLALGPLGVTTSQDVLFAIADGYGPKQHLIALGYAGWEPGQLEAELAENAWLSCQAQPEILFDLPYDQRLTAAAASLGVDLRLLSSQVGHA, from the coding sequence ATGAACGCGACCTCGCCCAGCTACCTCAAGCATCACTTTCTGATCGCCATGCCGCATATGGCGGACCCCAATTTTGCCCAGACCTTGATCTATCTGGTGGAGCACAACCGGGACGGCGCGATGGGGCTGATTGTCAATCGCCCCAGCGGATTGAACCTGGCGGATATCCTTGAGCAACTCCGCCCGGATCAGCCAGGCGATGTCAGCAGCCAACATCTGACGATTTTTTCGGGCGGCCCGGTTCAGACCGATCGAGGTTTCGTGCTGCATCCGGCCGACGCCCAGTTTCAGGCAACGCTCGCTCTGGGTCCGCTCGGAGTGACCACGTCCCAGGACGTTCTCTTCGCCATCGCCGACGGCTACGGCCCCAAGCAGCATTTGATTGCCCTCGGCTATGCGGGCTGGGAACCTGGCCAACTGGAAGCGGAGCTGGCCGAGAACGCCTGGCTCAGCTGCCAGGCGCAGCCAGAGATTCTTTTCGACCTGCCCTATGATCAGCGTTTGACTGCCGCTGCCGCATCGCTAGGGGTCGACCTTAGATTGCTCAGCAGCCAGGTCGGCCACGCATGA
- a CDS encoding twitching motility protein PilT, with protein MEFEKLLRLMVEKGGSDLFITAGVPPSMKVNGKILPVNKTPMSPEMTRETVHAVMNEQQRREFTENHECNFAISARGIGRFRVSAFYQRNLAGMVLRRIETNIPTLEDLKLPEVLKKLAMTKRGLVLFVGATGTGKSTSLAAMIGYRNKNSSGHIISIEDPIEFIHQHQSCIVTQREVGIDTDSFDVALKNTLRQAPDVILIGEVRTRETMDYAVAFAETGHLCLATLHANNANQALDRIINFFPADRQQQVWMDLSLNLKAIVAQQLIPTPDGKGRRAVIEVLINTPLAADLIRKGEVHELKSLMKRSTDLGMQTFDQALYSLYVQGEITYEDALAHADSSNDLRLMIKLGSETDGEHLTSVSQGLTLEVSDDDTGRSFR; from the coding sequence ATGGAATTCGAGAAACTGTTGCGCCTGATGGTGGAAAAAGGCGGTTCCGACCTGTTCATCACCGCTGGCGTGCCGCCGTCGATGAAGGTCAACGGCAAGATCCTGCCAGTCAACAAGACACCGATGTCACCGGAAATGACCCGCGAAACGGTTCACGCGGTGATGAACGAGCAGCAGCGTCGCGAGTTCACGGAAAACCACGAATGCAACTTCGCCATCAGCGCGCGCGGCATTGGTCGTTTTCGGGTCAGCGCCTTCTATCAGCGCAACCTCGCGGGCATGGTACTGCGCCGTATCGAGACCAACATACCAACGCTGGAAGACCTGAAACTTCCCGAAGTGCTGAAAAAGCTGGCAATGACCAAGCGGGGGCTGGTGCTGTTCGTCGGTGCGACCGGTACCGGCAAATCGACCTCGTTGGCTGCGATGATCGGCTACCGCAACAAGAACTCCAGCGGCCATATCATCTCGATCGAAGATCCGATTGAGTTCATTCACCAGCATCAGAGCTGCATCGTCACCCAGCGTGAAGTCGGAATCGATACCGACTCCTTCGATGTAGCGCTGAAAAACACCCTGCGCCAGGCGCCGGATGTGATCCTGATCGGTGAAGTGCGGACACGGGAAACCATGGACTACGCCGTTGCATTCGCCGAAACCGGCCACCTTTGTCTGGCGACCCTGCACGCCAACAACGCTAACCAGGCGCTGGACCGAATCATCAACTTCTTCCCGGCTGATCGGCAGCAGCAGGTCTGGATGGATTTGTCGCTGAACCTCAAAGCCATCGTCGCTCAGCAGCTGATCCCGACGCCCGATGGCAAAGGCCGTCGCGCGGTGATCGAAGTGCTGATCAATACCCCCCTTGCAGCTGATCTGATCCGTAAAGGAGAGGTTCACGAGCTCAAATCGTTGATGAAACGCTCCACCGACCTTGGCATGCAGACCTTCGACCAGGCGCTGTACAGCCTCTACGTGCAAGGCGAAATCACTTACGAAGACGCCCTGGCGCATGCCGACTCCTCCAACGATCTACGGCTGATGATCAAGCTGGGTTCGGAAACCGACGGTGAACATCTCACCAGCGTATCTCAGGGGCTGACGCTGGAAGTCAGCGACGACGATACGGGTCGCAGCTTCCGCTGA
- a CDS encoding response regulator, with amino-acid sequence MEQHSEGLKVMVIDDSKTIRRTAETLLKKVGCDVITAVDGFDALAKIADSHPRIIFVDIMMPRLDGYQTCALIKNNSSFKSTPVIMLSSKDGLFDKAKGRIVGSDQYLTKPFSKEELLGAIKAHVPDFSPVEQVS; translated from the coding sequence ATGGAACAGCACTCCGAGGGCTTGAAGGTCATGGTGATCGACGATTCGAAAACGATTCGTCGCACTGCCGAAACGCTACTGAAGAAAGTAGGTTGTGATGTGATCACGGCGGTGGATGGCTTCGATGCGCTTGCCAAGATCGCGGATAGTCACCCGCGCATCATCTTCGTCGATATCATGATGCCCAGGCTTGATGGTTATCAGACCTGCGCGCTGATCAAGAACAACAGTTCTTTCAAGTCCACGCCGGTGATCATGCTGTCCTCGAAGGATGGTTTGTTTGACAAGGCCAAGGGGCGGATCGTGGGGTCGGACCAGTACCTCACCAAACCGTTCAGCAAAGAAGAGTTGCTCGGTGCTATCAAGGCCCATGTGCCGGATTTTTCACCGGTTGAGCAAGTATCCTGA
- a CDS encoding bifunctional pyr operon transcriptional regulator/uracil phosphoribosyltransferase PyrR, with the protein MTLPNPDQLLPEMASALDRHLNSRAVSEPRFIGIRTGGVWVAQALLERRNKNEALGILDVSFYRDDFTQNGLHPQVRPSELPFEIEGQHLVLVDDVLMSGRTIRAALNELFDYGRPASVSLVCLLDLNARELPIRPDVVGATLSLAPDQRVKLLGPTPLTLELQTLASAN; encoded by the coding sequence ATGACCCTGCCCAATCCCGACCAGCTGCTCCCGGAAATGGCTTCCGCTCTGGACCGACACCTGAACAGCCGAGCCGTCAGCGAACCTCGCTTCATCGGCATCCGCACCGGCGGCGTCTGGGTCGCCCAGGCTCTGCTTGAACGGCGGAACAAGAACGAGGCGCTGGGGATTCTGGATGTCTCCTTCTACCGCGACGATTTCACCCAGAACGGTCTGCATCCCCAGGTCCGCCCCTCGGAGCTGCCTTTTGAAATCGAAGGGCAACACCTGGTACTGGTCGATGATGTACTGATGAGCGGTCGCACCATTCGCGCGGCGCTCAACGAGCTGTTCGATTATGGGCGACCCGCCAGCGTCAGCCTGGTATGCCTGCTCGACCTCAACGCCCGCGAGCTGCCAATCCGGCCAGACGTAGTTGGCGCGACACTCTCGCTGGCTCCTGACCAACGAGTGAAATTGCTTGGCCCAACCCCGCTAACGCTCGAGCTCCAGACCCTCGCCTCCGCCAATTGA
- a CDS encoding glutathione synthase, producing MTVRVGIIMDPIAQIAFKKDSSLAMLLAAQDRGWTIYYMEQRDLYQLASEARARMRPIQVFNDPQRWYETGEEVDGALADLNVILMRKDPPFNSEYVYATYLLELAEQAGTLVVNSPQSLRDCNEKFFATQFPQCTPPTLVSRRSDILREFAREQRDIILKPLDEMGGASIFRHREGDPNLSVILEVLTEHGSRQIMAQRYIPAINEGDKRILMIDGEPVPYCLARIPAAGETRGNLAAGGRGVAQPLSERDKEIAAIVGPELRKRGLLFVGLDVIGDFLTEINITSPTCIREIDNAFDTRIGERLVDAIAAKLSRPNV from the coding sequence ATGACTGTTCGCGTCGGGATCATCATGGACCCAATCGCGCAGATCGCATTCAAGAAAGACAGCTCCCTGGCCATGCTGCTGGCAGCCCAGGACCGCGGCTGGACGATCTATTACATGGAACAGCGCGATCTTTACCAGCTTGCCAGCGAGGCGCGGGCCCGCATGCGCCCGATCCAGGTCTTCAACGACCCCCAACGCTGGTACGAAACAGGGGAAGAGGTCGACGGCGCTCTTGCCGATCTCAATGTCATCCTGATGCGCAAGGACCCGCCCTTTAATAGCGAGTATGTCTATGCCACCTACCTGCTGGAGCTTGCCGAGCAGGCCGGCACGCTGGTGGTGAATAGTCCGCAGAGCCTGCGCGATTGCAACGAGAAATTCTTTGCCACCCAGTTTCCGCAATGCACCCCACCAACCCTTGTCAGTCGGCGGTCCGACATTCTGCGGGAGTTTGCTCGCGAGCAGCGTGACATCATTCTCAAACCGCTGGATGAAATGGGTGGCGCATCGATTTTCCGCCACCGCGAAGGCGACCCGAACCTTTCCGTGATTCTCGAAGTACTGACCGAGCATGGTAGTCGCCAGATTATGGCGCAGCGTTACATACCGGCCATCAATGAGGGCGACAAGCGCATCCTGATGATTGACGGCGAGCCGGTGCCCTATTGCCTAGCGCGCATTCCGGCAGCGGGCGAAACACGGGGCAATCTTGCTGCCGGCGGACGCGGCGTCGCCCAGCCACTTTCTGAGCGCGATAAGGAGATCGCCGCGATTGTCGGGCCAGAGTTGCGCAAACGCGGGCTGCTTTTCGTCGGACTGGACGTGATCGGTGATTTCCTTACCGAGATCAACATTACCAGCCCGACCTGCATTCGTGAGATCGACAATGCGTTCGATACCCGCATCGGCGAGCGCCTGGTGGACGCTATCGCTGCAAAATTGAGCAGACCCAACGTTTAG
- a CDS encoding putative DNA modification/repair radical SAM protein — protein sequence MQLIEKLSVLADAAKYDVSCASSGAPKRSSKGRSGLGATDGMGICHSFTPDGRCVALLKILLTNFCLYDCQYCVNRRSSDVPRARFTPEEVVTLTLDFYRRNCISGLFLSSGIIRSADYTMEQLNRVAKLLREEHEFRGYIHLKTIPDADPQLIAEAGRYADRLSVNIELPTEASLIRLAPEKQVVTIKQAMHAIHEGETEAKAEKRAPRFAPAGQSTQMIVGADATDDSTILHTAQSLYGDFRLRRVYYSAFSPIPHSPKTVPFEAPPLLREHRLYQADFLMRSYGFKAGELLTGPGNLPLDIDPKLAWALSNREHFPVDLNSAEPALIARIPGIGILSAKRLVALRRQKRIRFEDLTRLRCSLEKAKPFVITQDYRPSLAYRESSALRRQLSEGPVQMGLW from the coding sequence ATGCAGTTGATCGAGAAGCTCAGCGTCCTGGCCGACGCCGCAAAATACGACGTGTCTTGTGCCAGCAGCGGTGCGCCCAAACGCAGCTCGAAGGGACGCAGTGGGCTCGGCGCCACGGATGGCATGGGTATTTGTCACAGCTTTACCCCGGATGGTCGCTGTGTGGCGCTGCTGAAAATCCTGTTGACCAACTTTTGCCTGTACGACTGCCAATATTGTGTCAACCGGCGTTCCAGCGATGTTCCGCGCGCACGCTTCACCCCAGAAGAAGTGGTGACGCTGACATTGGACTTCTACCGCCGCAACTGCATCAGCGGCCTGTTTCTCAGCTCAGGGATTATCCGCTCGGCTGACTACACCATGGAGCAGCTCAATCGCGTGGCCAAGCTGCTACGCGAAGAGCACGAGTTTCGCGGTTACATTCATCTGAAGACGATCCCAGATGCCGACCCGCAACTCATTGCAGAGGCGGGGCGTTACGCCGACCGCCTCAGCGTCAACATTGAACTTCCGACCGAGGCCAGCCTGATTCGCCTGGCGCCTGAAAAACAGGTAGTGACCATCAAGCAGGCGATGCACGCCATTCATGAGGGCGAGACCGAAGCGAAAGCGGAAAAGCGAGCGCCACGCTTCGCACCGGCAGGTCAGAGTACGCAGATGATCGTCGGCGCGGACGCCACCGATGACAGCACCATTCTGCATACCGCCCAATCACTGTATGGCGACTTCAGACTGCGTCGCGTCTATTACTCGGCATTCAGCCCAATTCCGCACAGTCCGAAGACAGTACCCTTCGAAGCACCGCCGCTGCTGCGCGAGCATCGCCTATACCAGGCGGACTTCTTGATGCGCAGCTATGGCTTCAAGGCCGGCGAATTGTTGACGGGCCCGGGCAACCTGCCGCTGGACATCGATCCGAAGCTGGCATGGGCACTGTCCAATCGCGAGCATTTCCCGGTTGATCTGAATAGCGCCGAACCTGCATTGATTGCGCGCATCCCCGGCATCGGCATTCTCAGTGCCAAACGGCTGGTCGCCCTGCGCCGGCAGAAGCGAATCCGCTTTGAAGATCTGACCCGCCTTCGCTGCTCGCTGGAAAAAGCCAAGCCCTTCGTCATCACCCAGGATTACCGCCCCAGCCTGGCCTACCGAGAATCGTCCGCCTTGCGCCGGCAGCTCAGCGAAGGCCCGGTGCAGATGGGGCTCTGGTAA
- the pyrB gene encoding aspartate carbamoyltransferase catalytic subunit (catalyzes the transfer of the carbamoyl moiety from carbamoyl phosphate to L- aspartate in pyrimidine biosynthesis), translating into MTPTDAKRPLQLNDHGQLRHFLSLDGLPRALLTEILDTADSFLEVGARAVKKVPLLRGKTVCNVFFENSTRTRTTFELAAKRLSADVITLNVSTSSTSKGETLTDTLRNLEAMAADMFVVRHADSGAAHFIAEHVCPDVAVINGGDGRHAHPTQGMLDMLTIRRHKGDFEKLSVAIVGDILHSRVARSNMLALKTLGCPDIRVIGPKTLLPVGLEQYGVSVYHDMNEGLRDVDVVIMLRLQRERMQGGLLPSEGEFYRLYGLTTQRMGLAKPDAIVMHPGPINRGVEIESAVADGAQSVILNQVTYGIAIRMAVLSMAMSGQTAQRQLEQEYAAEEQN; encoded by the coding sequence ATGACGCCAACCGACGCCAAGCGCCCACTCCAGCTGAACGACCATGGACAGTTGCGCCATTTCCTCTCGTTGGATGGGCTACCCCGCGCGCTACTTACCGAAATCCTCGACACCGCCGACTCGTTCCTCGAGGTCGGCGCCAGAGCAGTGAAGAAAGTCCCGCTGTTGCGAGGCAAAACCGTTTGCAACGTATTCTTCGAAAACTCCACACGCACTCGCACTACATTCGAGCTGGCGGCCAAGCGGCTGTCGGCGGACGTGATCACCCTAAACGTCTCGACCTCCTCGACCAGTAAGGGCGAAACACTTACCGATACCCTGCGCAACCTCGAGGCGATGGCCGCCGACATGTTCGTCGTCCGTCACGCGGATTCCGGCGCCGCGCACTTCATTGCAGAACACGTCTGCCCGGATGTAGCGGTCATAAACGGCGGCGATGGGCGCCATGCGCACCCGACCCAGGGCATGCTCGACATGCTCACCATTCGCCGGCATAAGGGCGACTTCGAAAAGCTTTCAGTGGCCATCGTCGGCGACATCCTGCATTCGCGGGTAGCCCGCTCCAATATGCTCGCGCTGAAAACACTGGGCTGCCCGGATATTCGTGTCATAGGCCCGAAGACACTGCTACCCGTCGGCCTGGAGCAGTATGGCGTGAGCGTCTACCACGACATGAACGAAGGCCTGCGCGACGTCGACGTGGTGATCATGCTGCGCCTGCAACGTGAACGCATGCAGGGCGGGCTGCTGCCCAGCGAAGGCGAGTTCTATCGGCTCTATGGACTCACGACCCAGCGTATGGGGTTAGCCAAGCCGGACGCCATCGTCATGCATCCCGGCCCGATCAACCGTGGCGTCGAGATCGAGTCCGCAGTGGCGGATGGTGCCCAGTCAGTCATTCTCAACCAGGTCACCTATGGCATCGCGATTCGAATGGCGGTGCTATCCATGGCGATGAGCGGACAGACCGCACAACGGCAACTTGAACAGGAATATGCAGCCGAGGAGCAGAATTGA